In Streptomyces sp. TLI_146, the genomic stretch TCCGCCGACCCTCCGCTCCGTCCGCTGGGCCGCACTCGCCGTTTCCTGGACGGGCATCGCGATGGTCTGGGCGGGCGTCATCGGTTTCGGCGCGCGGGCAGCGGGGGTGGCCCCAGGCTTGGGAGAGACACCACCCCACATGGCGACGGCGGTGGCGGCTCTGGCGGTGGGCGTGCTGTGGGTGGCGGGCTGGGCCGTGGCCGCGGTCGGTGCCGTACGGCCACGCGACCGGAACCGTCACAACAGCACGCTCAGCACCCTCAGTTGAGGCCCCCCGGGTGAATGCCGGCGGCCTCGTCCGGTTCCTATCCCGCCAGTCCCCGGAGCAGGCCCTCCAGATCGCGCTCGCCAGCGGGGGTCTGGGCACCATGGGCCAGTCCGCCTCGGATCAACCGCTCGGCCGCGGGGCGAACGAACTGGCCGGCCCAGGCGTCGTGTTCCCGCAGGAGACCCTCGGCCAGGTCCTCGGGGACAAGGGCGCCCTTGGCCGCCGCGATCACACCCTCGGGCAGCGCGGCGATGTTACGGGCGAGGCGATCGACGAGGTCGTCGAGCTCACCGGCGGGGACGGCCCGGTTGACCCAGCCGTAGCGCTCCGCGGTTTCGGCGTCGTACAAGTCGGCACTCAGCACCACCTCCAGGGCGCGATTGCGGCCGACCCGGCCGGCGAGGTACTGCGTGCCTCCTCCACCGGGGACGATGCCCATGAGCGCCTCGATCTGGCCGATCCCGGCGCGCCCGATCGCCGCGAACGCCATGTCCGCGGCCGCGACGAACTCGGCCCCTCCGCCGCGCGCCGTCCCGGCAAGCTTGACGATGGTCACCTGAGGCTGGTGCCGGAGCAACTCCCCCAGGGCCTGGAAGACGTTGACGCAGTCGGGAAGGTCGGCCGCGAGCTCGTCGAAGGCATCCGGCGTGTCCACGAGCGTCATGTCGACATGGGCGATGAAGAACTCCGGGTTGGCGCTGTCGAACACGATCACCCGGACCGACTCGTCGTTCCTCAACGCGGTCAACAGGTGCCGCAGTTCGCTCATCAGGGCCACGTTCAGGACGTTCACGGGTGTGTTGTCGAGAGTGACGCGGACGATGCCGTCCTCGCGACTCACCCGCAGCGTCGCGTAGGCGTCGTGGTTCATGGGGATCTCCGATCGGTACCTGGTATGCATCTAGGTTCCTGATGCATACTCACAGTGCGTTGGTGGGCGACCGGCGTCAATAACGCACTTTCGGCATCGCAAGGATCACGGAGGATACCGACATGGCCATCTCTCGAACCGGTGCCGACACCGGTGCCGACACCGGCATCGGCACCGTCTACCGGGCCGACTGCCCCAGCCGCCCGATCCTCGACCAGATCGCGGACAAGTGGTCGATGATGGTGATGGCAGTCCTCGACAAACCCACTCGGTTCAACGAGATCAAGCGCCGCCTTGAGGGCGTGACCCAGCGGGTCTTGACCCAGACCCTGCGCCGCCTGGAACGCAACGGCATGATCGTGCGTCGCGTGCTGCCGACCTCGCCGGTCGGGGTCGAGTACTCCCTCACCCCACTCGGCGAATCCCTGCG encodes the following:
- a CDS encoding enoyl-CoA hydratase/isomerase family protein, with translation MNHDAYATLRVSREDGIVRVTLDNTPVNVLNVALMSELRHLLTALRNDESVRVIVFDSANPEFFIAHVDMTLVDTPDAFDELAADLPDCVNVFQALGELLRHQPQVTIVKLAGTARGGGAEFVAAADMAFAAIGRAGIGQIEALMGIVPGGGGTQYLAGRVGRNRALEVVLSADLYDAETAERYGWVNRAVPAGELDDLVDRLARNIAALPEGVIAAAKGALVPEDLAEGLLREHDAWAGQFVRPAAERLIRGGLAHGAQTPAGERDLEGLLRGLAG
- a CDS encoding helix-turn-helix domain-containing protein, with product MAISRTGADTGADTGIGTVYRADCPSRPILDQIADKWSMMVMAVLDKPTRFNEIKRRLEGVTQRVLTQTLRRLERNGMIVRRVLPTSPVGVEYSLTPLGESLREPFGRLYDWTVNNADEIRAHQLDYDQRLQG